One window from the genome of Pseudomonas sp. L5B5 encodes:
- a CDS encoding D-alanyl-D-alanine carboxypeptidase family protein, with the protein MNITTFAKRLCLLVPLIITPAAWAVEVMPSPPQLAAKSYVLMDASSGNVLVENNGDQRLPPASLTKLMTAYIATLEIRRGQIGENDPVTVSENAWRTGGSRMFIKVGSQVSVSDLLHGIIIQSGNDASVAISEHIAGSEDAFADVMNKTASDLGMSNSHFMNPTGLPNPEHYSSAHDMAVLARAIIHEDPAHYAIYSQKEFFWNGIKQPNRNLLLWRDKTVDGLKTGHTDEAGYCMVSSAVRDGMRLIAVVFGTNSEQARAAETQKLLTYGFRFFETQTFYQKGTELAQAPVWKGTTHQVKAGLAEDLTMTMPKGQLKKLAASMTMNPQLVAPIAKGDVIGKVEVKLDDKVVHSANLIALEAVDEGGIFRRMWDSIRLFFYGLFN; encoded by the coding sequence ATGAACATCACCACCTTTGCCAAACGCCTGTGCCTGCTTGTCCCGCTGATCATCACGCCCGCCGCCTGGGCGGTCGAGGTGATGCCGTCACCACCGCAGCTGGCCGCCAAGTCCTATGTGCTCATGGATGCCAGCAGCGGAAACGTGCTGGTGGAGAACAATGGTGACCAGCGCCTGCCGCCCGCCAGCCTGACCAAGCTGATGACCGCCTACATCGCCACCCTGGAAATCCGTCGTGGCCAGATTGGCGAGAACGATCCGGTGACCGTCAGCGAGAACGCGTGGCGCACCGGCGGTTCGCGGATGTTCATCAAGGTGGGTTCGCAGGTTTCGGTCAGCGACCTGCTGCACGGCATCATCATCCAGTCGGGCAACGACGCCAGTGTCGCGATTTCCGAGCACATCGCCGGTAGCGAAGATGCCTTTGCCGATGTCATGAACAAGACCGCCAGCGACCTGGGCATGAGCAACAGTCACTTCATGAACCCGACCGGCCTGCCAAACCCCGAGCACTACTCGTCGGCCCACGACATGGCGGTGCTGGCGCGCGCGATCATTCACGAAGACCCGGCGCACTATGCGATCTACTCGCAGAAGGAATTCTTCTGGAACGGTATCAAGCAGCCCAACCGCAACCTGCTGCTGTGGCGCGACAAGACCGTCGATGGCCTGAAGACCGGCCACACCGACGAAGCGGGCTACTGCATGGTGTCGTCGGCAGTGCGTGATGGCATGCGCCTGATCGCCGTGGTGTTCGGCACCAACAGCGAGCAGGCCCGTGCGGCCGAGACCCAGAAGCTGCTGACCTACGGTTTCCGCTTCTTTGAAACCCAGACCTTCTACCAGAAGGGTACCGAGCTGGCTCAGGCTCCTGTCTGGAAGGGCACCACGCACCAGGTCAAGGCCGGCCTGGCTGAAGACCTGACCATGACCATGCCCAAGGGCCAGCTGAAGAAGCTGGCGGCCAGCATGACCATGAACCCACAACTGGTTGCACCAATCGCCAAGGGTGACGTGATCGGCAAGGTCGAAGTGAAGCTGGATGACAAGGTAGTGCACAGCGCCAACCTGATCGCCCTGGAAGCGGTCGACGAAGGTGGTATCTTCCGTCGCATGTGGGATAGCATCCGTCTATTCTTCTACGGCTTGTTCAACTGA
- a CDS encoding septal ring lytic transglycosylase RlpA family protein, which yields MLAMPIRKPLKLLALAALSLLVASCSTSRSPQPKPTSAVRSMPGLDVNRAHKDGAPWWDVDVSRIPDATPTLHTGPYKANPYTVLGKTYFPIQESKSYVASGTASWYGTKFHGQNTANGEVYDLYGMSAAHKTLPLPSYVRVTNLDNNRSVILRVNDRGPFYSDRIIDLSYAAAKKLGYAETGTARVKVEGIDPQQWWAQRGRPAPLMLNEPQVAQNSAPVVTASAGTVEQWTPPPQQHAAAVVPVPMKSTATAASGQYLQVGAFANPDAAELLRSKLSSMVSAPVFISSIVRNQQTLHRVRLGPFGTPNEAQQAQNSVRLANLGQASVVAAE from the coding sequence ATGCTGGCAATGCCAATCCGCAAACCCCTGAAGCTGCTGGCTCTTGCCGCATTGTCGTTGTTGGTGGCCAGTTGCTCCACGAGCCGCTCACCGCAACCCAAACCTACCAGTGCCGTGCGCTCGATGCCGGGCCTGGACGTCAACCGGGCCCACAAGGACGGCGCCCCCTGGTGGGATGTCGACGTGTCGCGGATTCCCGATGCAACGCCGACCCTGCATACCGGCCCGTACAAGGCCAATCCCTATACAGTGCTGGGCAAGACCTACTTTCCCATCCAGGAGTCCAAGAGCTACGTGGCGTCCGGCACGGCTTCCTGGTACGGCACCAAGTTCCACGGCCAGAACACCGCCAACGGCGAAGTCTATGATCTGTACGGCATGAGTGCCGCGCACAAGACCCTGCCGCTGCCCAGCTATGTGCGGGTGACCAACCTGGACAACAACCGCAGCGTGATCCTGCGGGTCAATGACCGGGGGCCGTTCTATTCCGACCGGATCATCGATCTGTCCTACGCTGCGGCAAAAAAGCTCGGTTATGCCGAGACCGGTACGGCCCGGGTCAAGGTCGAGGGTATCGATCCTCAGCAATGGTGGGCCCAGCGTGGCCGTCCGGCGCCTTTGATGCTCAACGAACCGCAAGTGGCGCAGAATAGCGCGCCAGTGGTGACGGCCTCGGCCGGTACCGTCGAGCAGTGGACGCCACCACCTCAGCAGCACGCCGCGGCGGTGGTCCCGGTGCCGATGAAGAGCACCGCGACAGCAGCCTCTGGCCAGTATCTTCAGGTAGGCGCCTTCGCCAATCCGGATGCTGCCGAACTGCTGAGGTCGAAATTGAGCTCGATGGTGAGCGCTCCGGTGTTCATCAGCTCGATCGTACGCAATCAGCAGACGCTGCATCGGGTACGTCTTGGGCCGTTTGGCACGCCGAACGAAGCCCAGCAAGCGCAGAACAGCGTGCGTCTGGCCAACCTGGGCCAGGCGAGTGTGGTCGCTGCGGAATAG
- the lipB gene encoding lipoyl(octanoyl) transferase LipB: MPRTLGFRELGLMPYEPVWQAMQRFTNERGTDAPDEVWLVQHSPVFTQGQAGKAEHLLVPGDIPVVQADRGGQVTYHGPGQLVAYLLLDVRRLGFGVRDLVSHMEQCLVELLASYGVSAAAKPDAPGVYVDGAKIASLGLRIRHGCSFHGLALNVDMDLQPFRRINPCGYAGLAMTQLSDHAGPIEFAEVSARLRAQLVKHLDYAEQTTLKGGID; the protein is encoded by the coding sequence ATGCCACGGACGCTGGGCTTTCGTGAGCTTGGCCTGATGCCTTACGAACCGGTCTGGCAGGCCATGCAGCGCTTTACCAATGAACGCGGCACCGATGCACCGGACGAAGTCTGGCTGGTGCAGCATTCCCCGGTCTTCACCCAGGGGCAGGCTGGCAAGGCCGAGCATCTGCTGGTGCCGGGAGATATCCCGGTGGTCCAGGCCGATCGCGGCGGTCAGGTGACTTACCATGGTCCAGGCCAATTGGTGGCTTATCTGCTGCTGGATGTGCGCAGGCTGGGGTTCGGTGTACGTGACCTGGTCAGCCACATGGAGCAATGCCTGGTCGAATTGCTGGCCAGCTATGGCGTCTCTGCGGCGGCCAAGCCCGATGCACCGGGTGTCTATGTCGACGGGGCGAAAATCGCCTCCCTGGGCCTGCGTATCCGTCACGGATGCTCCTTTCACGGTCTGGCCTTGAACGTGGACATGGATTTGCAGCCGTTTCGACGGATTAACCCCTGTGGTTATGCCGGCCTGGCGATGACCCAGCTGAGCGACCATGCAGGGCCGATTGAATTTGCCGAGGTAAGTGCCCGGCTGCGTGCGCAGCTCGTCAAACACCTCGACTACGCTGAGCAGACGACCCTAAAGGGCGGAATCGACTGA
- a CDS encoding S66 peptidase family protein has protein sequence MPIQPTAALHAHLPVPALAAEGVIGLIAPAGPAALDTAKAFQWMRSRGYDLRIFPGVGQQDGYLAGSDEVRLQDLHDAFADPEVDAILCLRGGYGSPRLLDKIDFDLLRRNPKPFVGYSDITALHLAINRYAGFVSFHGPMLNADLLAAKQAPTEASFFNLLRGQVRAGSQLHHPVAFPLTTVEPGIAQGALLGGNLSIIASTLGTAYDIVADGIILFIEDVNEPLYRIDRLLNHLRLAGKLDRLRGVLVGDVAGVDFSALCALLKRTFEPLRIPVLAGWRSGHCDPNLTLPMGALVRLDAGARELTLAQDVVFK, from the coding sequence ATGCCCATCCAACCGACCGCCGCCCTCCATGCCCACCTGCCCGTACCGGCGCTGGCGGCAGAAGGCGTCATCGGTCTTATCGCTCCTGCAGGTCCGGCAGCGCTGGACACCGCCAAGGCCTTCCAGTGGATGCGTTCCAGGGGCTATGACTTGCGGATCTTCCCAGGGGTAGGGCAGCAGGACGGTTACCTGGCCGGCAGTGACGAGGTGCGCCTGCAGGACCTGCATGACGCTTTCGCCGACCCCGAAGTGGACGCCATCCTCTGCCTGCGTGGGGGCTATGGCAGCCCGCGGTTGCTGGACAAGATCGATTTTGACCTGCTACGGCGCAACCCCAAGCCTTTCGTCGGCTACAGCGATATCACCGCCCTGCACCTGGCGATCAACCGTTACGCGGGTTTCGTGAGCTTTCACGGCCCCATGCTCAATGCCGACCTGCTGGCAGCCAAGCAAGCTCCCACCGAGGCGTCGTTCTTCAATCTGCTTCGCGGCCAGGTCAGGGCCGGTAGCCAGCTGCACCATCCCGTGGCCTTTCCCTTGACCACCGTCGAGCCAGGCATTGCACAGGGCGCGCTGCTGGGGGGGAATCTGTCGATCATCGCTAGCACCCTGGGTACGGCGTACGACATCGTGGCCGATGGCATCATCCTGTTCATCGAAGACGTCAACGAACCGCTGTATCGCATCGATCGCCTGCTCAATCACCTGCGCCTGGCGGGCAAGCTCGACAGGCTGCGTGGCGTGCTGGTGGGGGATGTGGCCGGTGTGGATTTCAGCGCATTGTGCGCTCTGCTCAAGCGCACCTTCGAGCCCCTGCGGATTCCGGTGCTGGCCGGATGGCGCAGTGGTCATTGCGACCCCAACCTGACCTTGCCCATGGGAGCCCTGGTCAGGCTGGACGCCGGAGCCAGGGAGTTGACCCTGGCTCAGGACGTGGTCTTCAAGTAA
- the rodA gene encoding rod shape-determining protein RodA yields the protein MRRRATLLQRLHIDGPLLILLLTLAAGSLFVLYSASGKSWDLLAKQATSFGIGLVSMIVIAQFEPRFMARWVPLGYVFGVVLLVVVDVMGHNAMGATRWINVPGVIRFQPSEFMKIIMPATIAWYLSKRTLPPHLKHVGISLILIGIPFMLIVRQPDLGTALLILAGGTFVLFMGGLRWRWIIGVLAAAVPVAVAMWMFVMHDYQKQRILTFLDPESDPLGTGWNIIQSKAAIGSGGVFGKGWLLGTQSHLDFLPESHTDFIIAVLGEEFGLVGICALLLIYLLLIGRGLVITAQAQTLFGKLLAGSLTMTFFVYVFVNIGMVSGLLPVVGVPLPFISYGGTSLVTLLSAFGVLMSIHTHRKWIAQV from the coding sequence ATGCGCCGTCGTGCGACGCTGCTGCAGCGCCTGCATATCGATGGCCCCTTGCTCATCCTGTTGCTGACACTGGCGGCCGGTAGCCTGTTCGTACTGTATTCGGCCAGTGGCAAGAGCTGGGACCTTTTGGCCAAGCAAGCCACTTCGTTCGGCATTGGCCTGGTGTCGATGATCGTGATTGCCCAGTTCGAGCCGCGGTTCATGGCGCGCTGGGTGCCCCTGGGCTATGTGTTCGGCGTCGTGCTGCTGGTGGTGGTGGACGTGATGGGGCACAACGCCATGGGCGCGACCCGCTGGATCAATGTCCCCGGAGTGATCCGCTTCCAGCCTTCGGAATTCATGAAGATCATCATGCCGGCGACCATCGCCTGGTATCTGTCCAAGCGTACCTTGCCACCTCACCTCAAGCATGTGGGTATCAGCCTGATACTGATCGGTATTCCGTTCATGCTGATCGTGCGCCAGCCTGACCTGGGCACCGCGTTGCTGATCCTGGCCGGTGGCACCTTCGTGCTGTTCATGGGCGGGTTGCGCTGGCGCTGGATCATCGGCGTGCTGGCGGCAGCAGTGCCGGTCGCGGTGGCCATGTGGATGTTCGTCATGCACGACTACCAGAAGCAGCGGATCCTGACCTTCCTCGACCCGGAAAGCGATCCTCTGGGCACGGGCTGGAACATCATCCAGTCCAAGGCCGCCATCGGTTCGGGCGGCGTGTTTGGCAAGGGCTGGCTGCTGGGCACCCAGTCGCACCTGGACTTTTTGCCCGAGAGCCACACCGACTTCATCATCGCAGTCCTTGGGGAAGAGTTCGGCCTGGTGGGCATCTGCGCGCTGCTGCTGATCTACCTGCTGCTGATCGGACGCGGGTTGGTGATCACGGCCCAGGCCCAGACGCTGTTCGGCAAGTTGCTGGCAGGCAGCCTGACCATGACGTTTTTTGTTTACGTTTTCGTCAACATCGGTATGGTCAGTGGCTTGTTGCCGGTGGTGGGTGTTCCGTTGCCCTTCATTAGCTACGGAGGAACTTCGCTGGTGACGCTACTGTCAGCGTTTGGGGTTTTGATGTCGATCCATACCCATCGCAAGTGGATCGCGCAGGTTTGA
- a CDS encoding DUF493 domain-containing protein, with the protein MTDTDVKSHKIEFPVDDYPIKVIGDTVVGFKDTVIEILAKYATLDIKSLAERQSSNGKYTTVQLHITATGEDQLRDINSALRATGVVHMVL; encoded by the coding sequence ATGACAGACACTGACGTTAAGTCGCACAAGATTGAGTTTCCCGTCGACGACTATCCGATCAAGGTGATCGGCGACACGGTCGTTGGCTTCAAGGACACCGTGATCGAGATCCTGGCCAAATACGCCACCCTGGACATCAAGTCCCTGGCCGAGCGGCAGAGCAGCAATGGCAAGTACACCACGGTGCAACTGCACATCACCGCTACCGGTGAAGACCAACTGCGTGATATCAATAGTGCCCTGCGCGCTACCGGTGTCGTCCACATGGTGTTGTGA
- the lptE gene encoding LPS assembly lipoprotein LptE has translation MIKRNLLVMGLALVLSACGFQLRGTGTQELSIKELDLSARDAYGATVKMLQQQLESSGVRVHAGAPYKLVLLREANTQRTLSYTGGGSSAEYEISTKLEYEILTHDNLHLLSDKLEVQKVFVHDGNNITGSSQESAQTYQEMRRDLVQRMLIRLQLLTPEQLAQLQATADAKAKAEAQALEAARKAEAETPRQSPLELPNQ, from the coding sequence ATGATCAAACGTAACCTGCTGGTGATGGGCCTGGCCCTGGTACTGAGCGCCTGCGGCTTCCAACTGCGCGGTACAGGCACCCAGGAGCTGAGCATCAAGGAGCTCGACCTGAGTGCCCGTGACGCTTATGGCGCAACCGTGAAGATGCTGCAGCAGCAGCTGGAAAGCAGCGGTGTCCGCGTCCATGCCGGCGCACCCTACAAACTGGTCCTGCTACGCGAAGCGAATACCCAGCGCACCCTCAGCTACACCGGTGGCGGCAGCTCTGCCGAGTATGAAATCAGCACCAAGCTGGAATATGAAATCCTGACCCATGACAACCTGCACCTGCTGAGCGACAAGCTGGAAGTGCAGAAAGTCTTCGTTCACGACGGCAACAACATCACCGGCTCCAGCCAGGAATCGGCCCAGACCTATCAGGAAATGCGCCGCGACCTGGTCCAGCGCATGCTGATCCGCCTGCAATTGCTGACTCCGGAGCAACTGGCACAGCTGCAGGCTACCGCCGACGCCAAGGCCAAGGCTGAAGCCCAGGCGCTGGAAGCAGCACGCAAGGCTGAAGCCGAAACCCCGCGACAGTCCCCTCTGGAACTGCCAAACCAGTAA
- the lipA gene encoding lipoyl synthase has product MTTAQQDAVQTLIPTLDVSERPARAKVETGVKLRGAEKVARIPVKIIPTTELPKKPDWIRVRIPVSPEVDRIKQLLRKHKLHSVCEEASCPNLGECFSGGTATFMIMGDICTRRCPFCDVGHGRPKALDADEPMNLAVAIADLRLKYVVITSVDRDDLRDGGAQHFADCIREIRKLSPNVQLETLVPDYRGRMDIALEITAATPPDVFNHNLETVPRLYKAARPGSDYQWSLTLLQKFKQMVPHVPTKSGLMLGLGETDDEVIEVMKRMREHDIDMLTLGQYLQPSRNHLPVQRFVHPDTFAWFAEEGYRMGFKNVASGPLVRSSYHADEQAKLAREGLVS; this is encoded by the coding sequence ATGACTACTGCGCAACAAGACGCTGTTCAAACCCTGATCCCGACGCTGGATGTTTCCGAGCGGCCGGCCCGTGCGAAAGTTGAAACCGGCGTCAAATTGCGCGGTGCGGAAAAGGTCGCGCGCATTCCGGTGAAGATCATTCCGACCACCGAACTGCCGAAGAAACCCGACTGGATTCGTGTACGCATCCCGGTGTCCCCGGAGGTCGACCGAATCAAGCAATTGCTGCGCAAGCACAAGCTGCACAGCGTCTGTGAAGAGGCGTCCTGCCCGAACCTGGGTGAATGTTTCTCCGGTGGTACCGCAACGTTCATGATCATGGGCGACATCTGCACTCGTCGTTGCCCGTTCTGCGATGTGGGTCACGGTCGTCCGAAGGCCCTTGACGCTGATGAGCCGATGAACCTGGCCGTGGCCATCGCCGACCTGCGGCTGAAGTACGTGGTGATCACTTCGGTGGATCGCGACGACCTGCGCGACGGTGGTGCCCAGCATTTTGCCGATTGCATCCGCGAGATCCGCAAGCTGTCGCCAAACGTACAGCTGGAAACCCTGGTTCCCGACTATCGTGGCCGCATGGACATTGCCCTGGAGATCACTGCGGCCACGCCGCCTGACGTGTTCAACCACAACCTGGAAACCGTACCGCGCCTGTACAAGGCCGCACGCCCGGGTTCCGACTATCAGTGGTCATTGACCCTGCTGCAGAAGTTCAAGCAGATGGTGCCCCATGTGCCCACCAAGTCCGGCTTGATGCTGGGCTTGGGCGAGACCGATGACGAAGTCATCGAGGTCATGAAGCGCATGCGCGAGCACGACATCGACATGCTGACCCTCGGCCAGTACCTGCAGCCGTCGCGCAACCACTTGCCAGTGCAGCGTTTCGTTCACCCGGATACCTTCGCCTGGTTCGCCGAGGAAGGTTACCGGATGGGCTTCAAGAACGTTGCTTCCGGCCCGCTGGTGCGTTCCTCGTATCACGCCGACGAGCAGGCGAAACTGGCCAGGGAAGGCTTGGTTTCCTGA
- the mltB gene encoding lytic murein transglycosylase B, producing MKNSMQVMRGWAARHAPWVGLVSILGASAPASAGNYEGSPQVAEFVGEMTRDYGFAGEQLMSVFREAERKQAILDAISRPAERVKQWKEYRPMFITDARIARGVDFWRQHEAVLARAEQEYGVPAQVIVSIIGVETFFGRNTGNYRVIDALSTLGFDYPPRAEFFRKELREFLLLAREEQLDPLSLKGSYAGAMGLPQFMPSSFRAYAVDFDGDGHINIWTNPDDAIGSVASYFKRHGWVAGEPVVSRADVRGERVDEGLTTGIEPTKTVGELRALGWSSHDALRDDLPVTAFRLEGDSGPEYWMGLKNFYAITRYNRSVMYAMAVHQLSEQLVQARGVK from the coding sequence GTGAAGAATTCAATGCAAGTAATGCGTGGCTGGGCCGCTCGGCATGCACCGTGGGTCGGTCTGGTAAGCATCCTGGGAGCCTCTGCGCCCGCTTCGGCCGGCAACTACGAAGGCTCGCCCCAGGTCGCCGAATTCGTCGGGGAAATGACCCGGGACTACGGTTTTGCCGGGGAACAGCTGATGAGCGTGTTCCGCGAAGCCGAGCGCAAGCAGGCGATTCTTGATGCCATCTCGCGGCCTGCCGAGCGGGTCAAGCAGTGGAAGGAATACCGGCCGATGTTCATCACCGACGCGCGCATCGCCCGGGGTGTGGATTTCTGGCGTCAGCATGAGGCGGTGCTGGCCCGCGCCGAGCAGGAGTATGGGGTTCCGGCCCAGGTCATCGTATCGATCATCGGCGTGGAAACCTTTTTTGGTCGCAATACCGGGAATTACCGGGTGATCGATGCACTTTCGACCCTGGGCTTCGATTACCCCCCGCGTGCCGAGTTCTTCCGCAAGGAGCTGCGCGAATTCCTGCTGCTGGCCCGCGAAGAGCAGCTCGACCCGTTGAGCCTCAAGGGGTCCTATGCCGGTGCCATGGGGCTGCCGCAGTTCATGCCGAGCAGCTTTCGCGCCTACGCCGTGGATTTCGACGGTGATGGGCACATCAATATCTGGACCAACCCGGACGACGCCATTGGCAGCGTGGCCAGCTACTTCAAGCGTCATGGCTGGGTAGCCGGCGAGCCGGTGGTCAGTCGCGCCGATGTACGGGGCGAGCGAGTGGATGAGGGCCTGACCACCGGGATCGAGCCGACCAAGACCGTCGGGGAGTTGCGAGCCCTGGGCTGGTCGAGTCATGATGCGCTGCGCGATGATCTGCCGGTCACTGCTTTCCGCCTGGAAGGCGATAGCGGTCCGGAATACTGGATGGGCCTGAAGAACTTCTACGCGATCACTCGTTATAACCGCAGCGTGATGTATGCCATGGCCGTACATCAGTTGTCTGAACAGCTGGTCCAAGCACGGGGCGTCAAGTAA
- the holA gene encoding DNA polymerase III subunit delta, with the protein MKLAPAQLGKHLQGSLAPVYVISGDDPLLCQEAADAIRTAVRQQGYDERQVFSADANFDWGSLLQAGASMSLFAQKRLLELRLPSGKPGDKGAAALIEYCSRPAEDTVLLISLPKLDGSAQKTKWGKALVEGPQTQFIQVWPVDANQLPQWIRQRLSQSGLSASQDAVELIAARVEGNLLAAAQEIEKLKLMAEGGQLTVETVQAAVADSARFDVFGLVDAILNGEAAHALRMLEGLKGEGVEPPVILWALSRELRLLANLALQFSQGIPLDKVFSQARPPVWDKRKPLMSKALQRYSAQRWSQLLLDAQRIDAQIKGQASGSAWSSLSRLSLLMAGQRLALPAE; encoded by the coding sequence ATGAAACTCGCTCCCGCCCAACTCGGCAAACACCTGCAAGGCTCACTCGCTCCGGTCTATGTGATCAGCGGTGACGATCCGCTGCTCTGCCAGGAAGCCGCCGATGCCATACGCACCGCGGTACGCCAGCAGGGCTACGACGAGCGCCAGGTATTCAGCGCCGACGCCAACTTCGACTGGGGCAGCCTGTTGCAGGCTGGCGCCAGCATGTCGCTGTTCGCGCAAAAACGCCTCCTGGAACTGCGCCTGCCCTCGGGCAAGCCCGGCGACAAAGGCGCCGCCGCGCTGATCGAATACTGCTCGCGACCGGCCGAAGACACGGTGCTGTTGATCAGCCTGCCCAAGCTCGACGGCAGCGCGCAGAAAACCAAATGGGGCAAGGCGCTGGTCGAAGGTCCCCAGACGCAGTTCATCCAGGTCTGGCCTGTGGATGCCAACCAGTTGCCACAGTGGATTCGCCAGCGCCTGTCCCAGTCTGGGCTGTCCGCCAGCCAGGACGCGGTAGAACTGATTGCCGCCCGGGTCGAAGGCAACCTGCTGGCAGCCGCCCAGGAAATCGAAAAACTCAAGCTGATGGCCGAGGGCGGGCAACTTACCGTCGAGACGGTGCAGGCGGCGGTAGCCGACAGCGCCCGCTTCGACGTGTTCGGCCTGGTCGACGCCATCCTCAATGGCGAAGCGGCACATGCCCTGCGCATGCTCGAAGGGCTCAAGGGTGAAGGCGTCGAGCCTCCGGTGATTCTCTGGGCCCTGTCCAGGGAGCTGCGGCTGCTGGCCAACCTGGCCCTGCAGTTTAGCCAGGGCATACCCCTGGACAAGGTGTTCAGCCAGGCTCGCCCCCCCGTCTGGGACAAACGCAAGCCCCTGATGAGCAAGGCCCTGCAGCGTTACTCGGCACAGCGCTGGAGCCAATTGCTGCTGGATGCCCAGCGCATCGACGCTCAAATCAAAGGGCAGGCCAGCGGTTCTGCCTGGAGCAGCTTGAGCCGCCTGTCATTGCTGATGGCCGGCCAGCGCCTGGCCCTGCCTGCCGAATAA
- the arfA gene encoding alternative ribosome rescue factor ArfA produces the protein MSKPSKHGPNKAKSIIAQPLFRSRQERPAKGKGSYRREAFQSKSWEASYFLAA, from the coding sequence ATGAGCAAGCCATCCAAGCATGGCCCCAACAAGGCCAAGTCCATCATCGCCCAGCCCTTGTTCCGCAGTCGTCAGGAACGCCCGGCCAAGGGCAAAGGCAGCTACCGCCGCGAAGCCTTCCAGTCTAAAAGCTGGGAGGCTTCTTACTTTCTGGCCGCTTGA
- a CDS encoding lytic murein transglycosylase — protein sequence MPFRNSRRRHLRQLIVASSLILLVACAEKPTAADAQPLPNLQAAPIAAPATVAPLVVDNLNIQPAQSFDEWLNAFRIEALNAGIRADVFDRAFAGVTPDMSVIKADRSQPEFTRPVWEYLDGALSPVRVRKGQALLNQYGDTLQRIEQRYGVDRQVLVAVWGMESNFGDFQGNKSVIRSLATLAYEGRRPGFANSQLIAALQIIQHGDIQPEKMLGSWAGAMGQTQFIPTTYNTHAVDFDGDGRRDIWNSPADALASTAHYLQSSGWQKGQPWGLEVQLNSGFDYSLADAATRKSVAEWMRLGMKPVNGNALPYGSEQLSASLLLPAGYRGPAFLILDNFRAVLKYNNSSSYALAVNLLSERFTGSGQINGSWPKDELPLSRTERIELQTLLSANHYDAGNPDGIIGANTRKAIRSAQQGLGWPADGYPTRKLLESLRSR from the coding sequence ATGCCCTTTCGTAATTCCCGCCGTCGGCACCTGCGCCAACTGATCGTTGCCTCCAGCCTGATTCTGCTAGTCGCCTGCGCGGAAAAACCTACCGCCGCCGACGCTCAACCGCTGCCCAACCTGCAGGCGGCCCCCATCGCCGCACCAGCGACCGTCGCACCACTGGTGGTCGACAACCTCAACATCCAGCCCGCCCAAAGCTTCGACGAATGGTTGAACGCCTTCCGCATCGAAGCCTTGAATGCCGGAATCCGCGCCGATGTGTTCGACCGTGCATTCGCCGGCGTCACCCCGGACATGAGCGTGATCAAGGCCGATCGCAGCCAGCCGGAGTTCACCCGCCCGGTATGGGAATACCTGGATGGCGCGCTGTCCCCCGTGCGGGTGCGCAAGGGCCAGGCCCTGCTGAACCAGTACGGCGACACCCTGCAGCGCATCGAGCAGCGCTACGGCGTGGATCGTCAGGTGCTGGTGGCAGTCTGGGGCATGGAAAGCAACTTCGGCGACTTCCAGGGCAACAAGTCGGTGATCCGCTCATTGGCCACCCTGGCCTATGAAGGCCGGCGTCCAGGGTTCGCCAACAGCCAGTTGATCGCTGCACTGCAGATCATCCAGCATGGCGATATCCAGCCCGAGAAAATGCTGGGCTCCTGGGCCGGGGCGATGGGCCAGACCCAGTTCATCCCGACCACCTACAACACCCATGCCGTGGATTTCGACGGGGATGGCCGCCGGGATATCTGGAACAGCCCGGCCGATGCCCTGGCCTCGACGGCGCACTACCTGCAGAGCTCGGGCTGGCAGAAGGGCCAGCCCTGGGGCCTGGAGGTCCAGCTCAACAGCGGTTTCGACTACTCCCTGGCCGATGCCGCTACCCGCAAGAGCGTGGCCGAGTGGATGCGCCTGGGAATGAAGCCGGTCAACGGCAATGCCTTGCCCTACGGCTCCGAGCAGTTGTCTGCGTCCCTGCTGCTGCCCGCGGGTTATCGAGGACCGGCATTCCTGATCCTGGATAACTTCCGGGCGGTACTCAAGTACAACAACTCATCGTCCTATGCACTGGCAGTCAACCTGCTGTCCGAGCGCTTCACCGGCTCAGGGCAGATCAACGGCAGCTGGCCCAAGGACGAGCTGCCCCTGAGCCGTACCGAGCGTATCGAGTTGCAGACACTGCTCAGCGCCAACCACTACGATGCCGGCAATCCCGATGGCATCATCGGCGCCAATACCCGCAAGGCTATCCGCAGCGCCCAGCAAGGCCTGGGCTGGCCTGCAGATGGCTACCCGACCCGCAAGCTGCTGGAGAGCCTGCGCAGCCGGTAA